A single window of Loxodonta africana isolate mLoxAfr1 chromosome 26, mLoxAfr1.hap2, whole genome shotgun sequence DNA harbors:
- the LOC135228679 gene encoding uncharacterized protein LOC135228679, with product MAPSFEVISQQPGGGYFSGGLAGLHLCFLFFFLTSHFSHSSCCNKDQCFQPYCPEEQVTAEFQYLRASSVTQPDIPPGRLTSHPTVTHRVSSSKRSHSLPTELNVSAVISLSGKRRSLLSKLKNSTSLSKNQSRANFDSQEKLSLNDLNSSTNLFGSRSRRFFSAPRLSVISCYQNATFFDSQPTCQKFLALNEIGLFSKDPSIADTQKHARLSAPEYTSKHFMSIETADTSAPKSIDKATYYQNTAAFIPHPVGVSSSWSQNNVATDIQQSNQLSKDPTDSLYPGSQSHNPNYSAALVDGFSSGCKNSSWFTPCQSITSCFFQDRKVVDSPEDEDKSSAVEIPNTRSPQTYSLRKKNQKFFYQPLLVVHRNPCSVLIEAPPLNKLRCIF from the exons atggcaccatcctttgaggtgatcagccagcaacccggtg GTGGATATTTTTCAGGAGGCTTGGCGGgtctccatctctgcttcctattttttttcctcacttcACACTTTTCTCACTCCAGCTGCTGCAACAAGGACCAGTGTTTCCAACCATATTGTCCTGAAGAACAAGTTACTGCAGAATTCCAGTACCTTCGAGCCTCTTCTGTTACTCAACCAGATATACCTCCTGGTCGTTTAACATCTCATCCTACTGTAACACACAGAGTCAGTTCATCTAAAAGAAGTCATAGTTTACCTACTGAACTAAATGTATCTGCTGTCATATCTTTATCTGGAAAAAGACGTTCTTTATTGTCTAAACTTAAAAACAGTACTTCCCTTTCTAAAAACCAAAGTAGAGCTAACTTTGATTCTCAAGAAAAATTAAGCCTCAACGATTTAAACTCTTCCACAAACCTTTTTGGCTCTAGATCCAGAAGATTTTTCTCTGCCCCTAGACTAAGTGTAATTTCCTGTTACCAGAATGCTACTTTTTTTGATTCTCAACCAACTTGTCAGAAATTTTTGGCTCTAAATGAAATTGGACTATTTTCTAAAGACCCAAGTATTGCTGATACTCAAAAACATGCAAGATTGTCTGCTCCTGAATATACCAGTAAACATTTTATGAGTATTGAAACAGCAGATACGTCAGCCCCTAAAAGCATTGATAAAGCCACTTATTATCAAAACACAGCAGCCTTCATTCCTCATCCAGTTGGTGTTTCTTCTTCCTGGTCACAAAATAACGTTGCCACTGATATTCAGCAAAGTAACCAATTAAGTAAAGATCCAACAGATTCCCTCTATCCTGGTTCTCAAAGTCATAATCCAAACTATTCTGCAGCTTTGGTTGATGGATTTTCTTCAGGTTGTAAAAACAGCTCCTGGTTTACCCCGTGTCAAAGTATTACTTCATGCTTCTTTCAAGATCGAAAAGTTGTTGACTCACCCGAAGATGAAGACAAATCTTCAGCTGTTGAAATTCCTAACACAAGGTCTCCTCAGACTTActctctcagaaaaaaaaatcagaagtttTTCTACCAGCCACTGTTGGTAGTCCACAGAAATCCCTGCTCAGTTCTCATAGAAGCCCCTCCCCTTAATAAGCTTCGCTGCATTTTCTGA